The Polynucleobacter sp. JS-Mosq-20-D10 region CGCTTGCTTGACGCAAATGCCAGTCACTATTTTTCTGGTATTGGTGCGCTACTTGAAGTAAACGAGCCTCAGAAAAATAATTACCAATTAACTGCATGCCAATCGGCAAATTGTTTGTATTGAAACCGCAAGGAACACTCATCGCAGGCAACCCAGCTAAGTTGGTGGAGAGTGTGTAAATGTCTTCTAAGTACATTTGCACTGGGTCTTTTGATTTTTCACCTAAGCGCCATGCAACATCTGGAGCAACTGGCCCTAGGATGACATCGCATTTCTCAAATGCTGCTTGGAAGTCGGCTGCAATAATGCGACGAATTTTTTGAGCCTGCAAATAATAAGCATCGTAATAGCCATGACACAGTACATAAGTGCCCACTAAGATGCGACGCTTTACTTCTGCGCCAAATCCCTCGGTGCGTGATTTCTTATACATATCAGATAAATCACGGTATTCATTGGCGCGGTGTCCGTAACGGACACCATCAAAGCGACTTAAATTACTTGAGGCTTCAGCTGGAGCTAAAACGTAATACACCGGTATCGATAGCTTGGTTTTTGGCAAACTCACCTCAAGCAACTCTGCACCTAATTCTTGCAAAGCTTTTGCTGCAGCGTTGACTGCATTGGCCACTTCCGGCGCCAGGCCTTCCGCAAAGAATTCTTTTGGCAAACCCACTCTTAATCCTTCTAAAGGCTTTGCTAAGTTTGCGCTGTCTTTTTTCCAAGGCTGGGCGAGATACCGCCCATAGTCTTCTCCGGAGTCAGCCAGGGAGGTTGAGTCGCGGGGATCATGTGAGGACATCGCTGAAAGCAATAAAGCGCAATCTTCAGCTGTTTTTCCCATTGGTCCCGCCTGATCGAGAGAGGAGGCATAAGCAATCATCCCGTATCGAGAT contains the following coding sequences:
- the gatA gene encoding Asp-tRNA(Asn)/Glu-tRNA(Gln) amidotransferase subunit GatA, translating into MSWHQTPIALMAKALAAKEVSSVELTQYFLSRIEVGKHWNAYLDVSAHLSLEQASKADKMIASGKAGKLTGIPVAHKDVFVTRGWKSTAASKMLEGYLSPFDATVVSNLGIPDELNPNGAGMVCLGKTNMDEFAMGSSNENSAYGPVLNPWNSEYVAGGSSGGSAAAVAAGLAPIATGTDTGGSIRQPAAFCGLTGIKPSYGRVSRYGMIAYASSLDQAGPMGKTAEDCALLLSAMSSHDPRDSTSLADSGEDYGRYLAQPWKKDSANLAKPLEGLRVGLPKEFFAEGLAPEVANAVNAAAKALQELGAELLEVSLPKTKLSIPVYYVLAPAEASSNLSRFDGVRYGHRANEYRDLSDMYKKSRTEGFGAEVKRRILVGTYVLCHGYYDAYYLQAQKIRRIIAADFQAAFEKCDVILGPVAPDVAWRLGEKSKDPVQMYLEDIYTLSTNLAGLPAMSVPCGFNTNNLPIGMQLIGNYFSEARLLQVAHQYQKNSDWHLRQASEVA